In Pieris rapae chromosome 10, ilPieRapa1.1, whole genome shotgun sequence, the genomic window agtactcgtaataaagacaaaattagtGCACCAACCACAAGGCTGCATAAAACGAGTAATTCTTTCCAAGGCAATTGCAtacgttttttcaacaaaatccctagtgagatacaaatattgtcaataaataaatttaaatcgtacactaaagtaaaactgcttgctaaggcctattataatataaatgaatacttaaacgatcatagtgcttggatatgaattgcttcagtataaataggtaacgcgacagaatctctcggctgcattttcagactatggggcgatcgtcgacatctacgacttttttaaatgtaaagtgggaacaaaccgtgattcatgtggtatcaaattatttcagtataattagtattattactattttcttgtgtagccaagtgcacatttcaaggatcgtcatgctcactcaaatgtcattgcttgtggcggcgtccatgcgtcgggttgtctctctccctaaaatatggcgagggggccaatggctggccatgcgtcatactcgtgaacgggtgttacttgtggtgactggtcgtacttgaattcgtgtttgcggtgatattagttgtttatactacgtctttgcgtgttgttctcacgagtacgtaagtgcgtgctcctatttcaccatgcctcctgctgatagaggacaaatctttgtttttaattttttatttttattctttattactcaatatgtcatatggaacatggtgtagtggttgcagctccttacaagcattgtgtaaaaaaaaaacttggcgattaaaaagagtggcggagagtttattgccagttcttctcttccgttctacgcccttgatttgagaactggcagtaaatgtaaaattaaattcatttaatatttctttttttgacgttcataagtgtacattgttacctacatgaataaataaattttgaattttgaattttgaatttgaatgcaaaatataattacctgctaactgatatttaattattatttatgattacgTTGGGAAATAATTTAccactattaatattttatatttattctcaaCTTAGTTTCAGTTCATTTAAAAcagagatatatatattttgaaaagtttTCAGACCCGACCTGGACCTCCAGAATCCAGATATAAAGTCTCGTGGCACTGGCATTAGACGACACTTTTTACTATCGAAAAGAAATGTTTAGAttcaaaagttaaaattagattctatgcgtatttcatattttattactgttaataGGTCTTAGTTTCAACCAAACATCGTTTTCTATATTTTGGCCAAAATCTTCATCAATCATGCGAAGTTCAGTCGGTGTCATGTTACAGACatcaatatgaaaattattgacAATCAGACTGGACACAGtcgtaataattttcatcGCTAAATCTGCGCCTGCAAAgttaagacaaataaaattattatatgtttactaCCTACTTTAACACTTTAGTTCCAACAgtgttaaaaaagtattttcttttatcgATCCATTATCTGAATTTACTCGCTGTGTGAAATCGACTTCCCCATTTGGGTAATGTCTCAACATAACAGtcttttgtaaatctaaaatttttgGTATGCCATAACAGActaatgtttaatttgtaaGTACTTAAGTTTACTTACCAACACAACTTCGCGGTCCTTGCCCAAACGGCATAAATGCTACAACATCGTCATTGTTTTCAAACCTTTCTGGCTTGAAAGACACAGCATCATTAAAGTTATTCTCGTCTCTATGGATCGCTGCAAGTGGTACTGTAATAGTCACCCCCCTGTCTACAAGAAAGTCGTCGTCAGCGAATgtgtacattttaatacatttacgtGAAATTACAGAGTATGGTGGATGAAGCCttaatgtttctttaatgGCTAGTACTAACTGTTCATTATTACTCCTCACTCTCTCTTGTACCTGAACATTTCGAGCTAGTTCATACAACAGTgaggttaaaatattatggcaAGGTAAATACCCCTCTGTTATAAACAATCCCAGTACAGAGAATGTATAAGTATCGTCGGTGTcctttttctttgatttcGTGTTTATTTTCTCCTCAGATACCATTTCCCTTCTTTTAATATCTTTGTAAAGCTTAGTTTCACATATGACACTTAGAAACTTATCATATAGTTGCGAAATGGCTGTATTTATACCCAAAATGACATGTAGCGATGGGAAGATATTCTTCAAATACcactttattttatcttgaaATGAGCGCTGTCCAGACTGTTTTCGCAAACATGTTATAATAGATCCTTCAATATTATTGCCGATgagtaaatctttaaaaacaatatccaaTAACTCCGACAATAACTGTTGAACGTTCGTATCTCCATTGATTCCGGACAAACAGACATGTAAGTCGTCTCGGATCTCGCTATTCATGTTCTTCAACAATGTTTCCAATTCCTTTCGCAGCAGAGTCCACTTTTCACCTTccgaataaaacaaattgtttcgTAAACAAACATCTCGGGATTTGTCCAGCCCGAGGCCTCGGCAATGGAAATTCGAGAAATCCGTTGATAGAATTTTCCTTACTGCATCTGGATCCTTTACAATCAAATCTGGGATCCTGCTTCTGATACAGCCCACGAATTTGTCTTCGGGATATTGGTTGTAGAGTTTTTGTACTTCGTTAGTTGTATTTCTCAAGCCGAGGACTCGATGATAGTCGCTTCCGAAAATCGGTATTGCAGATTTATACGGCACATGGCGTATGTAccaataactaaaaaatttgGTCACATAATCAAATATTAGTGCTATTATTAGCGCTAAAAGTATGaacaagtttaaaataacactttCGAATATCATTGCGTTCGAACTGGTCTGTATTTCGATGGGAACTGAGTTTTGTTGCGACTTTAGTAGGTCACAGTACCGGTGCAGAGGCTGTAGCCTCTTCGATACATTATAGAAACCATTTTAGAGTGGCGATTCCCATCCAGGAGGTTATGGATCTTACACGGTTACGATAAGAGGTTAAATCGCTTACCAGTTTCACTAGCGAGAGTAAATGCCATTGAACTTAACTCTTgtctttaaatgtattcaatttcacttaattaattattattttatttgtctgtTCCGAAGTCAgtgttttacttaaatatggCTAATGGAATTTccctttaattattaaaagcaaaaaaatatgtaaattacattTCATCTATTCAGTTATATCGTTATTCTGTAATACATCACCTCATTCTGAaaacaatatcaaaaataattcattttattttttaaataatacatttaaattaaacgtataaataatacagGTATTCGTATACAGAAAACCTTAacactaaattaaaacaaaaatatagtttctCTTGTAAGCCAAtggttataaaaatttgtaaagttCCATCTgcaaatcttattttaaagtttgttcATAATCACATTCGGGTTTTACTTAATATGTgagtttttcttatttaaccTAGATGGCACGCTTCGAAAAATTCTCGCTAAACATGTAAGtcgaaattttatttgaactttTTAACAAAGTGACATCTGTGAGAATGTATTCACACTAACTACGTGAGTACAGTTTCAACAGTTACATGTTTTCTTTAGGTTTTTATAGATGGCTTTAACGCAATATGTGAAGCTTTAACATATTAAGTAGATATGTTAAAGCTCCACACAATCAGGGGGCACTTTACTCCTAGGTCCGAACAGTTTCGATTCTGAAGCGAACATTCCACCACCCTCCAGCTGTCGAGAGTACTGCACGACATGACCGCCGCCCGTAACAAGAGAGAGGTGGCGGCTACAGTATTTCTCGACATGGAGAAAGCTTTTGACCGGGTCTGGCACGCGGGACTGGTGCACAGGCTCCTCGCCTCTGACACCCCCGGCGTGTGGTGGCAACCATTCGCTCCTTCCTTCTCGCCCGGCGGTTCCACGTCTCCGTCGAGGGGGTGAAGTCGAGCTGCCGGCCGATCACCACGTGTGTCCCTTAGGGCAGCTGCTTATCACCGAGCCTAAAAACTGGCGCTTTACAAACTGTATATCCGACCTTACCTTACGTACTCGGCGCCCGCGTGGTATGCGCTTGCGGCCGAGACGCACCAATGTCGGTTGCGGGCCGTGCAGAGCGCCACACTGCGGCGTATCGTCGACGCGCCGCGCTCCAACGAGAATGAAGGAATTCCACGATCCAACGAGACCACAGAAGAGCCTGGATGTCTTCATCGGCGCTGGCGGGGCGCGTGTTTGAGCGTGCGGACCCCTCCGGCTTCCAGCACCTCCAGAATCTCAGCAAATCCAGCACCTCCCACGGGTGCAGCGCGGAAGACAGCAGACTATGTAGATATATTATTCGGGTAATTCGTCTACggctaaaatattattaattagtacctACTTTTTACTTCTTAATAGTACTActacatagtagtaaaataataggattaagaatttttttaatcaagtatttaatataaatggttttaaatGTCATATTTATCCTGGTCTAGTTTTGGTAAATAaccatcttaatatatatatttcttgtgtgcgtgtgtatgtgactgaactcctcctaaacgactggaccgatttagacgaaattttttgtgtgtgttcaaggggatctgggaatggtttagattcacaattttgtccgctggacaatgtttttttaattaattttcaatttattagttattgttgattttggaatgttttacattggatccgacagacggcgctaccatcgcagtgtcaaattttaaataatattcgaattttaattttagtctgttccgaaatttaaaaaaagttttgttatcattgtgttatatcgtgtgtgaccatgtgctggatcgttagatattgtcgtaacatttgaataataattttcatcaaaatggcttattaaaaattgaaattttgaaattaaagacgtgtagacaggacaacgtctgtcggatccgctagtatatttataatatttcatatcataATGACTGTTTGcgcaataatatttgaaatccAATAATACAATGTTTGTTAAAACTAAAACGTCCCAGGTGCGATTAGGTGGGAATCGGACACACCCTTCGAAGGGAGCCAGACCACATCATCAAATGTGACGATGCTGAAGTGTCGCCGAGGGTCGAGCAATTGGGTTGACATGGACGTGGAAGTTAAATGCGTGGCTTGAGAAAGAAAGCGATGGAATAtacgtaaaaaaaacaataaataatattaaataagaataataataactttatttatgacaaGATTCATATATCGCCAGTCCCCACACTAGGAAAGCCCTGGGTAacattatacataacaaagtattttttgtttctaaattattaaaaacatgtacaatcaatattttctaatCAAAGTACATCTGCAGAGAATGAATTAATCATGTCTAATACATTTTGACATCGTTAATTATCCAATATTAATTACTGCTCGTTATCTGTGCGCCAGAGTAATACATTTTGGtttagattaaatattatccATGTGACTAAAATGAGGTGTGTTGTGTAGTTGCGATGCATTTTCTGGGTGAAATCAGAATTTAAGTATTTAGGCTCTATTAGTTCAAAGACCTAGGCCCCAAGACTCTTCGAATTTCATTTCAAAGCAATAGCAGGTATGTTTTTGGATAAAAGACATGTTGATAAATAGATACCTTTAGCAAcaatacataacaatattgaaaatagTGATAATATTATCGATCGCAGCACGatatttctaacaaaaaaCCAATCACACACGTTTAGTTCACTACAATAAGAATGCTCCATGATTTCCATTTGCGGACTTAATCAACATCTAGATCAATTTCGTTCAACAAAAGATCTATAGATCACTGATCGATCTCTTACTGCGAACAAGAAAGTCGTCTCTTTGAGCGCATTATTGATTTTAGATCCAGCGTGGAGTGCCATGATAAAGGGGTTTTCTATGGTTAAAAAAGGTacctaaaattttaattaattctcttattgctataaatacattaatggttaataataaaatataccgtatttattttatactattataattttgataagCTGTGCTTACCAAAAATTTagactactactactattagatatatttttaactgtctGTTTTCCAATGATGAtatgacaaatattattatatttgtccACTGATTGTTCCTACAGTTTAATGAGACAGAAACCGTAGATCACAAACGAAACGGTCCTGTCAAATTGAACCATTATGTCAATCTGATAACTTGATTGACACAGGTTTTAATCTTGTGACAACTTCCAACCGGCCCACGAGGATTGTGGGTATTTTTTACGTGATAAGTTAATATAGTATACGTTAATTCAAAGTATAAAgcatatgaaaaaatataatatatactatttccTATTATTGTACTCTGATACGCTGGTACTTCACAAACGCTTCGGTAgttcaaaagaaaataaactttcttttACATCTATCATAAgtacaaaactaaaaatgtacataaatacataatttattttcacagaAAGTAGAATACCGTAATCCGGTTTGGGCCATAATTTAATCAACGCGAAGGACAATACGGCCAAATGActcaaagaataaaataaaacaccttCACGTGACCTTGCGACATGGGTCCCGTTATTCGAGAACTTTTTGCCTCCTAAAACTCCGGGCGCTACTATTCCTCTGATCTTGTGAACCGCAAAAGGATCCCGGTGAAGTCGTCTAAGGGAACCCTGTACACTGTTTTGGTCGGTTGATTTTCTTTCAACAAAACCGATTGTGCCCCTAAATAACCGAAATGAGATATTGTAttgcttattatttaattaagcttATTTCAAGTCACTTAAATGATTAGAACTTGTACATCATGATAAACCTATAATATACTTTGTTCCTTAtgatagtattaaaaattagtaaaaatgtaaatatacacACTCCTTAAGAACGAGGCAGGACGCTATGGAGACGACAGTTTTGACTATAAATAAGTGTTGTATTGTATTCAATAGGACGCAACAGGCCGCCACTGCTACCGTGCGCATCGTCggcaaaacaaaagaatttcCAATCTTTATTCAGCATCTTTGAATTTATCCCGTCGACGCTCAGAACGTTAGATTTTACTACGGGCCTATACATATAAGAATAACCGTTGGAATTATGGATAAtgagtatattattaaatatgagcAACGATTAGGTGTGTACGTTATGcctcaaatataattatttgaccTGGACCGAGAGTTAATCTTGATTACAGTAAAATATGAACTAAATGGCCGAAAGCATTGACCTCCTCAATCTaaaattgctttttaaaatGGCTTCCATTTAACGATTATTACACAGACCCATATAGCGCAGTTTAGCCATAACTTACTAAATGGTAGCTTCATGGTCTCCGATCCAAATCTAAAATTGGCTTTTACGAAGCTTGAGATTTGTTCCTGATCGATAAACAATACGAAATCTGCtcaatttattgatattcgGTTCTAAAACATTTgctcttaattaaataactgaccgacattcgacttagggtctgttttacaatgtccagataagttccaaataagctatttattacttattgataggataaaaactatttttgcgtttcacgactgtcagatagcgctactcgtcatgaaatgccaagtatcttattcggaacttttatctttaaaataatttatttgttgcatagctattttgtactttatccatacattgtattGAGTAAACAAACGGGTATGATGCATCGGGTAGAGCCAAATgtgtcaatatttaatatatcaaaagaaaTACTAAATGTAGGCCTAAATTAGGAAGCTAGCAGTGTTTCACACTGTTATAATATCACGGATAAGCACGTAAACTATTGATCCTGGCTCCTGCGACGGTCTCGGTCGACTGTCGCGGTACTCTGGCGGTATCAGAGGTATCGGGCACATCCGTTTCATCGGCCTGTGAGATTTATGTGTCTATGCATTTTTACAGATTTTACATTCTTCTTGCTCAGTGATtgaatatataagaaaaagtgATTAttgaactatattttatttttattttgttggtattatataatattactaagaaaataacttttagATGAAACATAGACAACGAATCTTTTAAGCTGTGCACAAAGTGAATGCCAGCAAAAGGCAGGTTTAAAGGTATCGGCAAGTATGGGTTACAGGGGAAATATAATGTTTCTAACATATAATCTGCCACAAATTACAGTAGCAATACGTTAGCTTTCAATACacgtttttcttttaaaatcgaGTTAGTACAGTAGCCCGAGCCCACTCGATTATAGTAATTTCATCCGAGCAAGATGGCGATTCGTCGACGATATCGATTTCATTACATAACCACTGATTTAATGTCTTCTGATCACTCCGGATGGGTATGGATACGCTTCTTATTATAGTAACCAACGAGAAAGGTAATTACAGTACTTGAAATCTATGCCATGTACTTTATGCCATTGTAGACTTTAAGGAAATTGCagtaagattaataatatagtgtgACGGAACAATCTTGTCCAAACGTAGGTGGCAAggaatgaatttttaaaaagctggTTCCATTTTAATGAGTCTCCATCGATTGATTGATTGGATATTTAATTGACGTCAATGATTATCCGATACACGGGGTAATGCATCTCGGTGCAGTGTTGGAGAAAAGCAAAACATGAgcttatttcataaattgtaatatttttgaaacatGCTCGTTAAAacgtttttcttttgttattttgtgtataagccaatatttttatcagcAAGCACTATGCAAATGCACTATAGTAAGtagtataataagtaaaatatatttcatcttTCACTACTAGTTAGAAGCTGGGTTAtcctaatatattatgtaagataattcagggaaattaataaaataatgggttttttatgtattcctTTAAAGATGAAAAAAAGCTCGAAGGGTGTTGTTTcttagaatatataaaaaacaactaaGCAGTCGAGTGTATGGTGAAGTTAACAGCATCGAGCCCAAATCAAGAATTTAAGATGACTTCActtcattttaatatcatatggCTGAACACAATCACGCGTCACTCAGACCGACAAGTAGTACGATACAGCATATCTTCAATTATCGTGCCTTACTTAAACACACGGTTACAGCTATTACTGGTTTAGCAAAGATTAAGCGTGGAGAAGATATTGTAAGTTGTATATTGAAAAACGTCTTCTGTTTTTGTATCTCacacaatttatttagttttgttgttttaattaagtatattatattgttttttttaagattagagagatttatttagattagataagattttaattacgaAGCATTTTATATTGTACCCCTTACTTTTTATTGTTGGGAAATCAATTTACTGATCCCCGCGTCAGGGCAACGATTTCAAAGTGACGCGGGGAGTGTGGGGTTCAGTCCGTATGAATTTGTATGAATTTGTATTGTACCCCTGCCCAACCTCGAGAGGCGTTCAAAGCAAAGATCGTAAGGGCTTTTAGTTTGAGTCAGTTTTAATGttctaatattgtataattttttgtatagttGATCTCCATAATACCGTTAAACATTCTCTTGGAAGCTATAGAGTGTGAAACCCCACCACCGCACATAGTCTTTGACGAGGCTTTTTACGTGCAGCACTCAGACACCGATCGCTAGCGATAGAGCCGTGATCATTGATCGCTAATCACGAACTGACGGGATAAGAAGTAATTTCCTGTCTTACCATCTAATTTACAACTCACTTTGGtcgctttttcattttaatttttaatatggtcCAATGTGAATACGTTCCATACATTGGGTTCCTGACAAGATTCTTGAATTACCCAATTGTGCAATCAAGGCcttaattgaatttgaatgtAACGGTGCAGTTCTGACAATCTCTATACAAACTTTGTAAATGAGActcctattataatattatcctaatattgaatatttagttCCAccgattttgataaaatttattgggATTGATCAAGACCGTATTACGGTCTAACGCGCCCAGGTGACCTTCTCGGGTCTTTAACATTGGTTTACATTTAACAGGTGCTTTAATGATTGCACCATATCATAATTTCACCACATTATTAACGTATAAACGAAGATTGAATATTActcatatttaattagaaaattcaTGAAATGGTTCTAATAGGTTTATTATGTTATCACCAGTATCATATCGTACATTATGGTATCTagatttatgatatatttgagttatttaaattgatctATTAACTGATATGTACGTGACAAGTACGTGTAATTGTCATTCCTAATAAAAACatgattaatttgattttgtcTCCCTGATATATAAAGGTGGCGTTTTGAATTATAGACTTATCTGATTTTCTTAACTAATTTGCTAATATATTCGAGGGTTTCATCTATAACCATATGTATAACCATCTCAAACATATATTGAGCCCACGACAACGTGGATTTGTTCTGGAAGGTCAACCAACTCTAATCTATTATGCTATACTACTAATTTATGTTCatcattcaataataaaaagcaaGTGGacgctatattatataccgATGTTTTAAAGGCTTTCGAAAGAGTGGACCATATTACATTGCTTGTAAAGGCTATATGGGAACCAATGGGAACTTATATGATGGTTTACTTCTTACATGCTGAACTGCACACACGTCGTTGCTCTTAGTGAGTATAAATCTGTGTCACTTTTAGTAACATCGGGCCTGCCCCAGGGGTCAAACTTAGTCAAACTTAGTCAAACAAGTAACAACAATGTATCCCGAAATGGTTTGCTCGCTAGAATTTGCAAGTATTATAATTCTCTGTGATctcatgttaatatttttcacaatagcttttatgaatataagaagattttaaaaaagattcgCGGTGATGACTTCCAACCTGAATAGcttatttttatgtcattaaatttaatatatgtgttCTGTCagtaatagttaatatttagtaaaccAGCACTAAAGATGCCACTGAAATACTGGGTACAGGTGtaatttaggtttaaataTGTTGTTTAGTATGAAGTAACTTTATGAATGTATGAATGTAATTTGTTGTCTGTTTCTttacctaaaattaaaaataaaatagaaataaacctGCCTggcaaaatgaaataaattgaaatattaaaaccaaCCAATTTCGTCCACTCTTGTCGTTGTACTCAAAgcaagaaatttttatttactttgtttaatGCTGTAGTAGGGTACGCTTAATTAAGATACATGTAGCAAATAGGATTATGTTAAGttcttatatacatttaaaaaattaaatcagtgtatagtttttttctatttatttttatccccTGTAACTAAGTTCAGAAATGGCTTGTAATTAAAGGATTTCTTACACTGTCTTatcaaattcaatataaaaactatattgcCTATGAACctgtgtttaaataaataactaaaaaagcCAGAAAAACTGATTGTTCAGGGTACCAGTAATGACCAAGGACTAGTATTGAAGGAGCGCTAATGACGTGCCTAAGGCAGCCTCCGTATCAGTAGCCATCAAAGTCTCCCACTTTACGCCAAAATGCTTCCAGCGACCCCGATATTATGACCATATTCCTTTAAACTTGTCAGATAAGTACCAAACGCGTTATTCTTCATTATTATGAGTAATCATAATGTCACAAGATGCCTTGCTGCAAGGGTGATGCAGTTTGCTCAATTTACTGCGC contains:
- the LOC110998875 gene encoding cytochrome P450 6a8, which gives rise to MIFESVILNLFILLALIIALIFDYVTKFFSYWYIRHVPYKSAIPIFGSDYHRVLGLRNTTNEVQKLYNQYPEDKFVGCIRSRIPDLIVKDPDAVRKILSTDFSNFHCRGLGLDKSRDVCLRNNLFYSEGEKWTLLRKELETLLKNMNSEIRDDLHVCLSGINGDTNVQQLLSELLDIVFKDLLIGNNIEGSIITCLRKQSGQRSFQDKIKWYLKNIFPSLHVILGINTAISQLYDKFLSVICETKLYKDIKRREMVSEEKINTKSKKKDTDDTYTFSVLGLFITEGYLPCHNILTSLLYELARNVQVQERVRSNNEQLVLAIKETLRLHPPYSVISRKCIKMYTFADDDFLVDRGVTITVPLAAIHRDENNFNDAVSFKPERFENNDDVVAFMPFGQGPRSCVGADLAMKIITTVSSLIVNNFHIDVCNMTPTELRMIDEDFGQNIENDVWLKLRPINSNKI